One genomic region from Haloprofundus salinisoli encodes:
- the mutL gene encoding DNA mismatch repair endonuclease MutL gives MISRLDSETIAKIAAGEVVTRPASVVTELVENSLDAGATRIDVTVDGDGTERIRVADDGAGMSEDDAALAVERHTTSKLDGPDDVDAVDTLGFRGEALPSMASVATLDVTTNDGGPRGTRVVVEDGEKRVDPAGRAVGTTVEVRDLFHNRPARRKSLAAARTEFGRISDVVTRYALANPRVRFSLTHDGRETFKTTGTGYTDAVLGAYGRDVAGQSTEFNHRTTVEFDGRVASEATDASSDGSDGGEYPLEVEGLLVYPSITRAQHTHVHTAVNGRALRDEVIRKAAVRGYGNLLSNGRFPVAVVAVSLPPELVDANVHPAKERVAFRNESAVADAVETAVNDALTTADLRRSAAIAMDLDSSLASVSRDSDFDDVSVIGQFRELYLLCEAGDDLLVADQHAAHERINYERLRAALAGEEIESVDVDPAQTLSLSPPEAAAVETHRETLSKLGFDLDPFGGSAFRLTAVPAPLGRVLDADALRDTLDTLRAGASPEELRDELLKDLACHPSLKAGDTLSGEEAAALLRRLGQCDQPYACPHGRPTVLSIDESALVRGFQRGQSRLA, from the coding sequence ATGATCTCACGATTGGACAGCGAAACGATAGCGAAGATCGCCGCCGGTGAGGTGGTGACGCGCCCGGCGAGCGTCGTCACCGAACTGGTGGAGAACAGCCTCGATGCGGGCGCGACCCGCATCGACGTGACCGTCGACGGCGACGGCACCGAGCGCATCCGCGTCGCCGACGACGGCGCGGGCATGAGCGAAGACGACGCCGCGCTCGCCGTCGAACGTCACACGACGAGCAAACTCGACGGCCCCGACGACGTGGACGCCGTCGACACCCTCGGGTTTCGGGGTGAGGCGCTGCCGAGCATGGCCTCGGTGGCGACGCTCGACGTGACGACGAACGACGGCGGGCCGCGCGGCACGCGCGTCGTCGTCGAAGACGGCGAGAAGCGCGTCGACCCGGCGGGTCGCGCCGTCGGCACGACCGTCGAAGTTCGGGACCTGTTTCACAACCGCCCGGCGCGCCGCAAGAGCCTCGCCGCGGCGCGAACGGAGTTCGGACGCATCAGCGACGTCGTGACGCGGTACGCGCTGGCGAACCCCCGCGTCCGGTTCTCGCTCACCCACGACGGCCGCGAGACGTTCAAAACCACGGGAACGGGCTACACCGACGCCGTCCTCGGCGCATACGGGAGAGATGTGGCGGGTCAGAGCACCGAGTTCAACCACCGGACGACCGTCGAGTTCGACGGTCGTGTCGCGAGCGAAGCGACCGACGCCTCGTCGGACGGGTCCGATGGTGGGGAGTATCCGCTCGAAGTCGAAGGCCTTCTCGTCTACCCCTCTATCACCCGCGCCCAACACACCCACGTCCACACCGCCGTCAACGGGCGGGCGCTGCGCGACGAGGTGATCCGCAAGGCCGCCGTCCGCGGGTACGGGAACCTCCTGTCGAACGGACGCTTTCCCGTCGCCGTCGTCGCCGTCTCCCTCCCGCCGGAACTGGTCGACGCGAACGTCCACCCCGCCAAAGAGCGGGTCGCGTTCAGAAACGAGTCGGCCGTCGCCGACGCCGTCGAGACGGCCGTGAACGACGCGCTCACGACCGCCGACCTCCGGCGCTCCGCCGCCATCGCGATGGACCTCGACTCCTCGCTGGCGTCGGTCTCGCGCGACTCCGACTTCGACGACGTGAGCGTCATCGGCCAGTTCCGCGAACTGTACTTACTCTGCGAGGCCGGCGACGACCTGCTCGTCGCCGACCAACACGCCGCCCACGAGCGCATCAACTACGAGCGCCTCCGGGCGGCGCTCGCCGGCGAGGAGATCGAGTCGGTCGACGTGGACCCCGCCCAGACGCTCTCGCTGTCGCCGCCGGAGGCGGCGGCCGTCGAGACCCACCGCGAGACGCTGTCGAAACTCGGCTTCGACCTCGACCCCTTCGGCGGGTCGGCGTTCCGACTCACCGCCGTTCCCGCACCGCTCGGGCGCGTGCTCGACGCCGACGCGCTCCGCGACACGCTCGACACCCTCCGTGCGGGCGCGAGCCCGGAGGAACTCCGCGACGAGTTGCTGAAAGACCTCGCCTGCCACCCGTCGCTGAAGGCGGGCGATACGCTCTCGGGCGAGGAGGCCGCGGCGCTCCTTCGGCGACTCGGCCAGTGCGACCAGCCGTACGCCTGTCCGCACGGCCGCCCGACGGTGCTCTCTATCGACGAGTCGGCGCTGGTCCGCGGCTTCCAGCGCGGGCAGTCCCGACTGGCGTAG
- a CDS encoding DUF7573 domain-containing protein, producing the protein MGEDRSLDEFLRTADADSVGDEESTEGDAEEELAERTENAESSSDGDAEGTNPAVVTFRWSPTGATCGSCGETVLRRWRDEETDEFVCIDCKPW; encoded by the coding sequence ATGGGAGAGGACCGGTCGCTGGACGAGTTTCTCAGGACGGCGGACGCCGACAGCGTCGGCGACGAGGAGTCGACAGAGGGCGACGCCGAAGAGGAACTCGCCGAGAGAACCGAGAACGCCGAGTCGTCGAGCGACGGCGACGCCGAGGGGACGAACCCGGCGGTCGTGACGTTCCGATGGTCGCCGACGGGTGCGACGTGTGGCTCCTGCGGCGAGACGGTCCTGCGGCGCTGGCGCGACGAGGAGACGGACGAGTTCGTCTGTATCGACTGCAAGCCGTGGTAG
- a CDS encoding DUF7519 family protein, giving the protein MTELDRRPTRFASRLAVVVAVAATLAVCAAAGSALAGLLAVAGALGATWAVERLDGETNVERAGGSVVLVASVLCFAVGVLRSAGSGSGLAVPLGAGAVLAAALGARVEMERESVEPAESALGHSALVVGIGVFAAAAFHLNLAGASLSVAVAVVSGVHTVGTLAQFVSLQLLALVVALLLPRALSTLDEWLPGDATTEGFGFLERVGLDPGDVPRTYWAILALQLLFLATGSAVFDRFLDLLSVLGTAVRLLLGSGVLHLPLAGFAAAAGGVLLAELFRRGLLAWGGNYPPKTLGYAAGGGVAVVVVSLALAVPRVAAAAQTAFGGRPWVELGAATVVLLAVLVTLVATLLVGRFVVTTAWLPFSPVLPVHGVGFAAAGGLLFVGTVAVAEADAHPLVVVAGVAASVFVWDAGDYATRLGRELGREAETRRAELVHLTGSALVGAVGLVVTTLVLYGVGPASVPGGEQTAVVALFAALAALGVLVWLLVTDDERTA; this is encoded by the coding sequence ATGACCGAACTCGACCGGCGGCCGACTCGCTTCGCCTCCCGTCTCGCCGTCGTCGTCGCCGTCGCGGCGACGCTCGCGGTCTGTGCGGCCGCCGGTAGCGCGCTCGCGGGCCTGCTGGCCGTCGCGGGTGCGCTCGGCGCGACGTGGGCCGTCGAGCGTCTCGACGGCGAGACGAACGTCGAACGCGCGGGCGGCAGCGTCGTCCTCGTCGCGTCGGTGCTCTGTTTCGCCGTCGGCGTCCTGCGCTCGGCCGGAAGCGGCAGCGGATTGGCGGTGCCGCTCGGTGCGGGCGCGGTTCTCGCCGCGGCGCTCGGCGCCCGCGTCGAGATGGAGCGCGAGTCGGTCGAACCGGCCGAGAGCGCTCTCGGCCACTCGGCGCTCGTCGTCGGCATCGGCGTGTTCGCGGCAGCGGCGTTCCACCTAAACCTCGCCGGCGCGAGCCTCTCCGTCGCCGTCGCGGTAGTCAGCGGCGTCCACACCGTCGGGACGCTCGCGCAGTTCGTCTCACTGCAACTGCTGGCGCTCGTCGTCGCGCTGTTGCTGCCGCGGGCGCTGTCGACGCTCGACGAGTGGCTCCCCGGCGACGCGACGACCGAGGGATTCGGCTTCCTCGAACGCGTCGGCTTGGACCCCGGGGACGTGCCGCGAACGTACTGGGCGATTCTGGCGCTGCAACTGCTGTTTCTCGCCACCGGCTCCGCGGTGTTCGACCGGTTTCTCGACCTCCTGTCGGTGCTCGGAACGGCGGTTCGACTGCTGCTCGGGTCCGGCGTGCTCCACCTCCCGCTGGCGGGGTTCGCCGCGGCCGCCGGCGGCGTGCTCCTCGCCGAACTGTTCCGGCGCGGCCTCCTCGCGTGGGGCGGTAACTACCCGCCGAAGACGCTGGGATACGCCGCGGGTGGCGGCGTCGCCGTCGTGGTCGTTTCGCTCGCACTCGCCGTTCCGCGGGTCGCCGCCGCGGCGCAGACGGCGTTCGGCGGGCGGCCGTGGGTCGAACTGGGGGCTGCGACGGTGGTGTTGCTGGCCGTCCTCGTGACCCTCGTCGCAACGCTGCTCGTCGGCCGGTTCGTCGTCACGACGGCGTGGCTACCGTTCTCGCCGGTGTTGCCCGTCCACGGCGTCGGCTTCGCCGCTGCCGGCGGTCTGCTGTTCGTCGGTACGGTCGCCGTCGCCGAAGCCGACGCGCACCCGCTCGTCGTCGTCGCGGGCGTGGCCGCCTCAGTTTTCGTCTGGGACGCCGGCGACTACGCGACCCGACTCGGGCGCGAACTCGGCCGGGAGGCGGAGACCCGACGGGCCGAACTCGTCCACCTCACCGGTAGTGCGCTCGTCGGCGCGGTCGGACTCGTGGTGACGACGCTCGTTCTGTACGGCGTCGGCCCGGCGAGCGTCCCCGGCGGCGAGCAGACCGCCGTCGTGGCGCTGTTCGCGGCGCTGGCCGCGCTCGGTGTCCTCGTCTGGTTGCTCGTCACCGACGACGAACGCACCGCGTAA
- a CDS encoding DUF58 domain-containing protein has product MNRRDIPRWNVGLAVALLCGAAGIALGNTAVFLGAVVGFGYAVYGSVTRPPELAVGVERTLSDASPKPGSTVDVTVTVTNEGDEPLADLRVVDGVPESLEVVSGTPRRATSLRPGESESFAYSVPATRGEHTFEATHVAARNISASVERSETKSVESMFSCEATVEDLPLAEQTIPFAGRVETDSGGEGVEFYAIRQYTREDPSKRIDWRRYARSGELSTVEFRETRAATVALVVDGRKEAHVADHDGALDAVSLSEYAAERVAGVLLGESNRVGVARIGGGGGYVAPRAGRTQAVRVSRFLVDGAAALPEGAVVRGVGRRRLATLRKRLPRDAQVIFFSPLADDEAVEFARRFEAYGHRTTVLTPDVTPETPGGTLARLEREERLHDLRSHGVRVAEWSPDEPLHAAVSRGSKGWVR; this is encoded by the coding sequence GTGAACCGGCGCGACATCCCGCGGTGGAACGTCGGACTGGCCGTCGCGCTGCTCTGCGGGGCCGCCGGCATCGCGCTCGGCAACACCGCGGTGTTCCTCGGCGCAGTCGTCGGGTTCGGCTACGCCGTCTACGGCAGCGTGACGCGCCCGCCGGAACTCGCCGTCGGCGTCGAGCGGACGCTCAGCGACGCCTCGCCGAAACCCGGGTCGACGGTGGACGTGACCGTCACGGTGACCAACGAGGGCGACGAACCGCTGGCGGACCTCCGCGTCGTCGACGGCGTTCCCGAGAGCCTCGAAGTCGTCTCCGGGACGCCGCGGCGCGCGACGAGTCTCCGACCCGGCGAGTCGGAGTCCTTTGCCTACAGCGTACCGGCGACGCGCGGCGAGCACACGTTCGAGGCGACGCACGTCGCCGCCCGCAACATCAGCGCGAGCGTCGAGCGAAGCGAGACCAAATCCGTAGAGTCGATGTTCTCCTGTGAGGCGACGGTCGAGGACCTGCCGCTGGCCGAGCAGACGATCCCCTTCGCGGGCCGCGTCGAGACGGACTCCGGCGGGGAGGGCGTCGAGTTCTACGCCATCCGCCAGTACACCAGAGAGGACCCGAGCAAGCGCATCGACTGGCGGCGGTACGCCCGGTCGGGCGAGCTCTCGACCGTCGAGTTCCGCGAGACCCGCGCCGCGACGGTCGCACTCGTCGTCGACGGCCGGAAGGAAGCCCACGTCGCCGACCACGACGGCGCGCTCGACGCGGTGAGTCTCAGCGAGTACGCCGCCGAGCGCGTGGCGGGCGTTCTCCTCGGGGAGAGCAACCGCGTCGGCGTCGCTCGCATCGGCGGTGGGGGTGGCTACGTCGCCCCGCGAGCCGGGCGGACGCAGGCCGTCCGAGTGAGTCGCTTCCTCGTCGACGGTGCCGCCGCGCTCCCCGAGGGAGCGGTCGTTCGCGGCGTCGGCAGACGTCGTCTCGCGACGCTTCGCAAGCGGTTGCCCCGCGACGCGCAGGTGATATTCTTCTCGCCGCTGGCGGACGACGAGGCCGTCGAGTTCGCCCGGCGGTTCGAGGCGTACGGCCACCGGACCACGGTGTTGACGCCCGACGTAACGCCGGAGACGCCGGGCGGGACGCTCGCACGCCTCGAACGCGAGGAGCGGTTACACGACCTGCGCAGCCACGGGGTCCGCGTCGCCGAGTGGTCGCCGGACGAACCGCTGCACGCCGCCGTCTCCCGCGGGTCGAAGGGGTGGGTTCGATGA
- a CDS encoding DUF7269 family protein codes for MSRAIDRHLGVLAAAVGALALAVGTVFVPVALSPSLATFSRVFVFLLAGIAGLFAVVILTGVDEDNARWTPGRDPERAYDGARESAGERFDDALTGLEDQSGWKRKREKTAIERTVHDAAITTIAARGDCKQLEAARRIETGTWTTNVRAASFLGGDDAPSLPLRTRVRDWVAGRRFERAVEKTVAELSAYDGGEPGAEGTVDDWPELAALEALDDDVRGNDGDGENDDESGAEGEVARDGERAVAVGGETA; via the coding sequence ATGAGTCGAGCCATCGACCGGCATCTCGGCGTGCTGGCGGCGGCAGTCGGGGCGCTCGCGTTGGCCGTCGGCACCGTCTTCGTTCCGGTGGCACTGAGCCCGTCGCTGGCGACGTTCAGCCGCGTGTTCGTCTTCCTGCTCGCCGGAATCGCGGGACTGTTCGCGGTGGTCATTCTCACGGGTGTCGACGAGGACAACGCCCGCTGGACACCGGGACGCGACCCCGAGCGGGCGTACGACGGTGCGCGCGAGAGTGCCGGCGAGCGGTTCGACGACGCGCTGACGGGCCTCGAAGACCAGTCGGGGTGGAAGCGAAAGCGGGAGAAGACGGCGATAGAGCGCACGGTCCACGACGCCGCCATCACGACCATCGCCGCCCGGGGCGACTGTAAACAGCTGGAGGCCGCCCGCCGTATCGAGACCGGAACGTGGACGACGAACGTCCGCGCAGCGTCGTTTCTCGGCGGCGACGACGCGCCCTCGCTGCCGTTGCGGACCCGGGTCCGCGACTGGGTCGCCGGACGGCGCTTCGAGCGGGCCGTCGAGAAGACGGTGGCCGAGCTCTCCGCGTACGACGGCGGCGAACCCGGTGCCGAGGGGACCGTCGACGACTGGCCCGAACTCGCCGCGCTGGAGGCGCTCGACGACGATGTCCGCGGAAACGACGGTGACGGCGAAAACGACGACGAGTCCGGGGCCGAGGGCGAAGTCGCCCGCGACGGCGAGAGAGCGGTCGCGGTGGGCGGTGAGACGGCGTGA
- a CDS encoding DUF4129 domain-containing protein translates to MAHDLRRAALLSLCALAVVVAASLFPATGFGSYPAGVGGGGGDGPASGPGAGATDDATETTPSGADGSDGARTTASAPDVDETDESGTSGGTDETGETTTATPSPTPTETPAPSNANETIGGGLFLFLFAALAAVGVLVVGVVSGREERYGGDVDVDVDVPFPRLRTALQRIPQLTTAFVVGLSESGPTFFDRLGRVSAGFLGGLGDAMAEMTRAMGTAAVALPRAFGGGLVALSSGFGTALSGLPRALGDVGSGVSFRRGRDRRSRRRDRTTTPAGEEPEGEPAPEIPPTIEEAWASMVEGVRLRNRRAATPGEYARAAVESGLPVDSVRRLTRIFEGVRYGSVRRSAALTAAARAALAHIDDSREGDDAEGDGDGGGRR, encoded by the coding sequence GTGGCACACGACCTCCGCCGCGCAGCCCTCCTCTCTCTGTGCGCGCTCGCGGTCGTCGTCGCCGCCTCGCTGTTCCCCGCGACCGGCTTCGGCAGCTACCCCGCGGGAGTCGGCGGAGGCGGCGGCGACGGTCCGGCGTCGGGACCGGGCGCTGGCGCGACAGACGACGCGACCGAGACGACACCGAGCGGCGCCGACGGTAGCGACGGGGCGAGAACGACCGCTTCCGCGCCGGACGTCGACGAGACCGACGAGTCGGGAACGTCGGGCGGCACCGACGAAACCGGCGAGACGACTACCGCGACGCCGTCACCGACGCCGACCGAGACGCCCGCACCGTCGAACGCGAACGAGACCATCGGCGGCGGTCTCTTTCTGTTTCTCTTCGCCGCGCTCGCGGCGGTGGGCGTCCTCGTCGTCGGCGTCGTCAGCGGCCGCGAAGAGCGATACGGCGGCGACGTGGACGTTGACGTCGACGTGCCGTTCCCCCGTCTACGAACCGCGCTCCAGCGCATCCCGCAGTTGACGACGGCGTTCGTCGTCGGTCTCAGCGAGTCGGGGCCGACGTTCTTCGACCGCCTCGGACGGGTGAGCGCCGGCTTCCTCGGCGGACTCGGCGACGCGATGGCGGAGATGACGCGAGCGATGGGAACCGCCGCCGTCGCGTTGCCGCGGGCGTTCGGCGGCGGCCTGGTTGCGCTGTCGAGCGGATTCGGCACCGCGCTGTCCGGACTGCCGCGCGCGCTCGGCGACGTCGGCAGCGGCGTCTCGTTCCGCCGCGGCCGCGACCGGCGTTCGCGTCGACGCGACCGAACGACGACGCCGGCGGGCGAAGAGCCCGAAGGAGAGCCCGCACCCGAGATTCCGCCGACCATCGAGGAGGCGTGGGCGTCGATGGTGGAGGGGGTTCGCCTCCGCAATCGGCGGGCGGCGACCCCCGGCGAGTACGCCCGGGCGGCCGTCGAGAGCGGCCTTCCCGTCGACTCGGTGCGCCGGCTGACGCGCATCTTCGAGGGCGTCCGCTACGGGAGCGTCCGGCGGTCGGCGGCGCTGACCGCGGCGGCCCGCGCGGCGCTGGCGCACATCGACGACAGCCGCGAAGGTGACGACGCCGAGGGCGACGGAGACGGCGGAGGTCGGCGATGA